A part of Aegilops tauschii subsp. strangulata cultivar AL8/78 chromosome 2, Aet v6.0, whole genome shotgun sequence genomic DNA contains:
- the LOC109754308 gene encoding expansin-A1 — protein sequence MATSAGSSLRLFVLFAVATCLLWSTASGFSASGVSRAFATFYGGSDASGTMGGACGYGNLYSTGYGTSTAALSTALFNDGASCGQCYRIRCDYAADPRFCIRGASVTITATNLCPPNYALPNDDGGWCNPPRQHFDMAEPAWLNIGVYRGGIVPVLYQRVPCAKKGGVRFTVNGHDYFELVLVSNVGGVGSIRSVSIKGSRTGWMPMSRNWGVNWQSNALLSGQSLSFQVTSTDGQTLTFPNAAPVGWGFGQTFATNKQFS from the exons ATGGCGACGTCAGCTGGATCGTCTCTTCGGCTCTTCGTGCTGTTCGCGGTCGCGACGTGCCTGCTCTGGAGCACGGCCTCCGGCTTCTCGGCGTCCGGCGTGAGCAGGGCCTTCGCCACCTTCTACGGCGGCAGCGACGCCTCAGGAACCATGG GTGGGGCGTGCGGGTACGGGAACCTGTACTCGACGGGGTACGGCACGAGCACGGCGGCGCTGAGCACGGCGCTGTTCAACGACGGCGCGTCCTGCGGGCAGTGCTACCGGATCAGGTGCGACTACGCGGCGGACCCGCGGTTCTGCATCCGCGGTGCGTCGGTCACCATCACGGCCACCAACCTCTGCCCGCCCAACTACGCGCTCCCCAACGACGACGGCGGCTGGTGCAACCCGCCGCGGCAGCACTTCGACATGGCCGAGCCGGCATGGCTCAACATCGGCGTCTACCGCGGCGGCATCGTGCCCGTGCTCTACCAGCGCGTGCCCTGCGCCAAGAAGGGCGGCGTCAGGTTCACCGTCAACGGCCACGACTACTTCGAGCTCGTGCTCGTCAGCAACGTCGGCGGCGTCGGGTCCATCCGGTCCGTGTCCATCAAGGGGTCCAGGACCGGGTGGATGCCCATGTCCAGGAACTGGGGGGTCAACTGGCAGTCCAACGCACTGCTCAGCGGCCAGAGCCTCTCGTTCCAGGTCACCAGCACCGACGGCCAGACGCTCACCTTCCCCAACGCCGCGCCCGTCGGCTGGGGCTTCGGCCAGACCTTCGCCACCAACAAGCAGTTCTCTTAA